The proteins below are encoded in one region of Stenotrophomonas bentonitica:
- a CDS encoding helix-turn-helix transcriptional regulator: MRQLSLADRGQSLSLDKIVDDGPLPTCLGVARLGSLQTAGTTFTVWMQLRGSAWVESKEGRFRLRQREWIAFERESKPMIQAGRDGLCIGLSLTPDALRALGELADCSLYAGRGSMSRSEVRVALRLWRDALASGQPAQALRPVLLHLAAMQRGMATGVQRCPGRSRIRKRQVFGRMQRARLYLEGNSHRVVRIGELAELTNFSSWYLSKTFQSLYEESPQSLSARLRLERAADLLRDTDMMIGEVAAASGFDNCCSFARAFRARYGQSASGFRQTGGSLPPKSANSPVASRK, encoded by the coding sequence ATGCGTCAGCTTTCCCTGGCCGATCGCGGCCAATCGCTCTCCCTGGACAAGATCGTCGACGACGGTCCGCTGCCGACCTGTCTCGGTGTCGCCCGGCTGGGCAGCCTGCAGACCGCCGGCACCACGTTCACCGTGTGGATGCAGCTGCGTGGCAGCGCTTGGGTCGAATCCAAGGAGGGCCGCTTCCGCCTGCGCCAGCGCGAATGGATTGCGTTCGAGAGAGAGTCCAAGCCGATGATCCAGGCCGGCCGCGATGGCCTGTGCATCGGCCTGAGCCTGACCCCGGACGCGCTGCGTGCACTGGGCGAACTCGCCGACTGCAGCCTGTACGCAGGTCGCGGCAGCATGTCGCGCAGCGAAGTGCGGGTGGCCCTGCGCCTGTGGCGCGACGCACTGGCCAGCGGCCAGCCGGCGCAGGCACTACGTCCGGTGCTGCTGCACCTGGCCGCGATGCAGCGTGGCATGGCCACCGGCGTGCAGCGTTGCCCCGGCCGTTCGCGCATCCGCAAGCGCCAGGTGTTCGGGCGCATGCAGCGTGCGCGCCTGTACCTGGAAGGCAACAGCCACCGCGTGGTGCGCATCGGCGAACTGGCCGAGCTGACCAACTTCTCCAGCTGGTACCTGTCCAAAACCTTCCAGAGCCTGTACGAAGAAAGCCCGCAGTCGCTGTCGGCGCGTCTTCGCCTGGAACGCGCCGCGGACCTGCTGCGCGACACCGACATGATGATCGGAGAAGTCGCAGCGGCCAGCGGTTTCGACAACTGCTGCAGCTTCGCGCGTGCGTTCCGCGCCCGTTATGGCCAGTCTGCGTCGGGCTTCCGCCAGACCGGTGGATCGCTTCCGCCAAAGTCGGCAAACAGTCCGGTGGCATCGCGCAAATAA
- a CDS encoding FecR family protein produces the protein MSPHNLPRKPTAPIPPDLLAEQAQAWIAWLACGAVEPERMQAFEQWLKQPGHRRAFEYERQLWQAVAQPPVRAHRPRRRRAPRIALAAAAVLALLWVAPDAWLRLRADHRSGSEVVTLALPDGSRAVLDADSAIAVDYDDSERGIRLLRGRAWFEVAPGHAQPFRVRAQGGVVEDIATAFAVAETEHGVDAEVSQGQIRVAATPEGGWTYLLAGQRAGFARGGQVLRHADLAPDRIAAWREGELLLDAVPVRAAVDQIARYRTGPTFVRGDLSALSPVNAALRVDQPEQALDALAMSAGLRVTRLPLGVAIVSRAATH, from the coding sequence ATGAGCCCGCATAACCTGCCCAGAAAGCCCACCGCACCGATACCGCCCGACCTGCTTGCCGAACAGGCGCAGGCGTGGATCGCGTGGCTGGCGTGCGGCGCGGTCGAACCCGAGCGCATGCAGGCCTTCGAGCAGTGGTTGAAGCAACCCGGCCACCGCCGCGCGTTCGAGTACGAACGGCAGCTGTGGCAGGCGGTGGCGCAGCCGCCGGTGCGCGCCCACCGTCCACGGCGTCGGCGCGCGCCGCGCATCGCGCTGGCGGCTGCGGCAGTGCTCGCGCTGCTGTGGGTGGCGCCGGATGCCTGGCTGCGCCTGCGCGCCGACCACCGCAGCGGCAGCGAAGTGGTGACACTGGCATTGCCCGATGGCAGCCGCGCGGTGCTCGATGCCGACTCGGCAATCGCCGTGGACTACGACGACAGCGAGCGCGGCATCCGCCTGCTGCGCGGCCGCGCCTGGTTTGAAGTCGCGCCCGGGCACGCGCAGCCGTTCCGGGTCCGCGCGCAGGGTGGGGTAGTGGAAGACATCGCCACGGCCTTCGCGGTGGCCGAGACCGAACACGGGGTGGACGCCGAAGTGTCGCAGGGACAGATCCGCGTCGCGGCGACGCCGGAAGGCGGCTGGACCTACCTGCTGGCCGGGCAACGCGCCGGTTTCGCGCGTGGCGGGCAGGTGCTGCGCCACGCCGACCTCGCGCCGGACCGGATCGCGGCATGGCGCGAGGGCGAGCTGCTGCTGGATGCGGTGCCGGTGCGCGCGGCGGTCGACCAGATCGCGCGGTATCGCACCGGGCCGACCTTCGTGCGCGGCGACCTGTCGGCGTTGTCGCCGGTCAACGCCGCGCTGCGCGTCGACCAGCCCGAGCAGGCGCTGGACGCGCTGGCGATGTCGGCCGGCCTGCGCGTCACCCGCCTGCCGCTGGGCGTGGCGATCGTGAGCCGCGCGGCGACGCACTGA
- a CDS encoding DNA-binding protein, with amino-acid sequence MDSLLTAAARALAAGDVLTALGHVSLRGDPPALALRGVAMAQLGELERARDLLRQAQRGFGREEVLARARCVVAEAEVALALRDLAGSSTPLLAAALALQTRGDPHNAQQAWLILARRALLLGRPQEAVTALAQVRARAQAPALAAMAALTDAALAACALQVPQAQAALLLAADAAQASGIAALQAEVAHASSQLAQPAARRLAEGAAMPLDLAAVQRLLASPACVIDGCRRGVWQSGQWRSLARRPLLFALLRALGQAWPGDVDRDLLIAGVFRTRAGDHTHRARLRVDIGRVRTALQDLLEIEATDTGYRLCAPTGIDVAVLVPPRDGEPAALEALLADGAAWSTSALALAVGASQRTVQRELAVLEAEGAVRSHGRGRAQRWLGTPLAGFTTILLLPVSLPGD; translated from the coding sequence ATGGATTCACTGCTTACCGCCGCCGCCCGTGCCCTTGCCGCCGGTGATGTGCTCACCGCGCTGGGGCACGTGTCCCTGCGCGGCGACCCACCCGCGCTTGCGCTGCGTGGCGTGGCCATGGCGCAGCTGGGCGAACTGGAGCGGGCCCGCGACCTGCTGCGCCAGGCCCAGCGGGGCTTTGGTCGCGAGGAAGTACTGGCACGTGCGCGCTGTGTAGTGGCCGAGGCCGAAGTGGCGCTGGCGCTGCGCGACCTCGCCGGGTCCAGTACGCCCTTACTGGCAGCCGCACTCGCCCTGCAGACGCGCGGTGACCCGCACAACGCACAGCAGGCGTGGTTGATCCTGGCGCGCCGCGCACTGCTGCTGGGACGCCCGCAGGAAGCGGTCACTGCGTTGGCACAGGTACGGGCACGCGCGCAGGCACCGGCGCTCGCGGCGATGGCCGCATTGACCGATGCCGCGCTGGCGGCCTGTGCACTGCAGGTGCCGCAGGCACAGGCTGCGTTGCTGCTGGCGGCCGACGCGGCCCAGGCATCCGGCATCGCCGCACTGCAGGCCGAAGTCGCGCATGCGAGCAGTCAGCTGGCGCAGCCCGCAGCACGCAGGCTGGCGGAGGGCGCCGCAATGCCGCTGGACCTGGCCGCCGTACAACGCCTGCTCGCGTCGCCTGCGTGCGTGATTGACGGCTGTCGGCGGGGTGTCTGGCAGTCGGGGCAGTGGCGCTCGCTGGCACGCCGCCCGCTGCTGTTCGCCCTGCTGCGTGCGCTCGGCCAGGCCTGGCCGGGCGACGTGGATCGCGACCTGTTGATTGCAGGGGTGTTCCGTACCCGCGCCGGCGACCACACCCACCGCGCGCGCCTGCGCGTGGACATTGGGCGCGTCCGCACGGCGCTGCAGGATCTGCTGGAGATCGAAGCAACCGACACCGGGTACCGGTTGTGCGCACCGACCGGTATTGACGTGGCCGTGCTGGTACCCCCGCGCGATGGCGAGCCGGCGGCACTGGAAGCGCTGCTGGCCGACGGCGCGGCCTGGTCCACCTCGGCACTGGCGCTGGCGGTGGGCGCAAGCCAGCGCACCGTGCAGCGCGAACTGGCGGTGCTTGAAGCAGAAGGCGCGGTGCGCAGCCATGGGCGTGGGCGCGCGCAGCGCTGGCTGGGCACGCCGCTGGCCGGATTCACGACGATCTTGTTACTCCCTGTCTCGCTGCCAGGCGACTAG
- a CDS encoding TonB-dependent receptor: protein MNFRTPAVRLGLLPAGIALALVPSFASAQEAASGTTDLDRISVTGSRIRGANMETQQPILTMTRETLEKQGFSNVADVLNNLTSAGSPAISRSDSLSSGENVGGYYVDIRNLGAQRTLVLMNGKRLGATTAGYQDLSQIPMSAVERIEVLKDGASSIYGSDAIAGVVNVITRKNFDGGEANVYIGQYDQGDGQNQQYSMTLGATGERGSLTLSAEYAKQDPVWAKDRWYSRDGGRGPNSVAADGSPISQYGSWCNPLQVNCADSKTAVWKTLNAGGNPNNPNDYHTLTAEEYANSNQQMSLLTGVERKSLYVNGTYDFTDTISLNTDVLYNERNTFQQIAGYPYQSSSFETPLAADSAFNPVGQDVSFRRRLWEVPRTTDSQLKTLRFAPTISGYFELADKTFDWDVGALWNRNESIKTQRGDMSLIGSEQALGASFINAQGVAQCGTAANPIALGDCRPWNPLLPYGVAGQGSLADPELQDFLFPTYTTRGVTKTTSFTANLAGSIVTLPAGDLGFAVGVEHRKEEGTYVPDAFAQSGMSTGLGQKPTQGEYDLNEVYLELNVPILADMAFAKELTLNVASRYSDYSNFGGTTNSKFGLTWRPMDELLVRGTYAEGFRAPTIADLYGGLSSSFERYTDPCAVGVSGSVAGNAACLAGGAPADYVQLGQGNVPCSTTPCQSGDQFISGANPNLSPETSKSKTVGLVWSPRWVQGLDVSLDWYRYEISNMIIDDSVDRILRDCYVLGDASRCGSVTRAADGHISAITYGTANLGKMDTEGYDLGIKYRLPELSIGQFSIDWQTSYLSKYDESAQNAEGQDIMIGRVAQDALFRVRSNLNVNWALGDFGVNYTARYYSGLNEDCIAIGCTDPDRIAYGETAPLRKTGSNTFHDLQVSWKAPWDATIALGANNVFDHKGPLMYSQQNSSFAYYGGFDIGRFLYMKYTQKF from the coding sequence ATGAATTTTCGTACTCCCGCAGTGCGGCTCGGCCTCCTGCCGGCCGGTATTGCGCTGGCGCTCGTGCCGAGCTTCGCTTCGGCACAGGAAGCAGCCTCCGGCACCACTGACCTCGATCGCATCTCGGTCACCGGCTCGCGTATTCGCGGCGCCAACATGGAGACCCAGCAGCCGATCCTGACGATGACCCGCGAAACCCTGGAAAAGCAGGGCTTCTCGAACGTCGCAGACGTGCTGAACAACCTGACCTCGGCCGGCTCGCCGGCCATCTCGCGTTCGGACTCGCTGTCCTCGGGCGAGAACGTGGGCGGCTACTACGTCGACATCCGCAACCTGGGCGCCCAGCGCACCCTGGTGCTGATGAACGGCAAGCGCCTGGGCGCCACCACGGCCGGCTACCAGGATCTGAGCCAGATCCCGATGTCGGCGGTCGAGCGCATTGAAGTCCTGAAGGACGGCGCTTCCTCGATCTACGGCTCCGACGCCATTGCCGGCGTGGTCAACGTGATCACCCGCAAGAACTTCGACGGCGGCGAAGCCAACGTCTACATCGGCCAGTACGACCAGGGCGATGGCCAGAACCAGCAGTACTCGATGACCCTGGGTGCTACCGGCGAGCGCGGCAGCCTGACCCTGTCGGCCGAATACGCCAAGCAGGATCCGGTGTGGGCCAAGGACCGCTGGTACAGCCGTGATGGCGGCCGTGGTCCGAACTCGGTCGCTGCCGACGGCAGCCCGATCAGCCAGTACGGCAGCTGGTGCAACCCGCTGCAGGTGAACTGCGCCGACTCCAAGACCGCCGTGTGGAAGACCCTCAACGCCGGTGGCAACCCGAACAACCCGAACGACTACCACACCCTCACTGCCGAGGAGTACGCCAACTCCAACCAGCAGATGAGCCTGCTGACCGGCGTCGAGCGCAAGTCGCTGTACGTCAACGGCACCTACGACTTCACCGACACCATCAGCCTGAACACCGATGTGCTCTACAACGAGCGCAACACGTTCCAGCAGATTGCCGGTTACCCGTACCAGTCGTCTTCGTTCGAGACTCCGCTGGCCGCTGACAGCGCCTTCAACCCGGTCGGCCAGGACGTCAGCTTCCGTCGCCGCCTGTGGGAAGTGCCGCGTACCACCGACAGCCAGCTGAAGACCCTGCGCTTCGCGCCGACCATCAGCGGCTACTTCGAACTGGCCGACAAGACCTTCGATTGGGACGTCGGCGCGCTGTGGAACCGCAATGAGTCGATCAAGACCCAGCGCGGCGACATGAGCCTGATCGGTTCCGAGCAGGCCCTGGGTGCTTCCTTCATCAACGCGCAGGGCGTGGCACAGTGCGGTACCGCTGCCAACCCGATCGCGCTGGGCGACTGCCGTCCGTGGAACCCGCTGCTGCCGTACGGCGTTGCAGGCCAGGGTTCGCTGGCTGACCCGGAACTGCAGGACTTCCTGTTCCCGACCTACACCACCCGTGGTGTAACCAAGACCACCAGCTTCACCGCCAACCTGGCCGGTTCCATCGTGACCCTGCCGGCCGGCGACCTCGGCTTCGCCGTGGGCGTGGAGCACCGCAAGGAAGAAGGCACCTACGTGCCGGACGCCTTCGCGCAGTCGGGCATGTCCACCGGTCTGGGCCAGAAGCCGACCCAGGGTGAGTACGATCTGAACGAGGTCTACCTCGAACTGAACGTGCCGATCCTGGCCGACATGGCGTTCGCCAAGGAACTGACCCTGAACGTTGCCAGCCGTTACTCGGACTACAGCAACTTCGGTGGCACCACCAACAGCAAGTTCGGTCTGACCTGGCGTCCGATGGACGAGCTGCTGGTCCGCGGCACCTACGCCGAGGGCTTCCGCGCTCCGACCATCGCCGACCTCTACGGCGGCCTGAGCTCGAGCTTCGAGCGTTACACCGATCCGTGCGCCGTGGGCGTTTCGGGCAGCGTGGCCGGCAATGCCGCCTGCCTGGCCGGTGGCGCTCCGGCTGACTACGTGCAGCTGGGCCAGGGCAACGTCCCGTGCTCGACCACGCCGTGCCAGTCGGGTGACCAGTTCATCTCGGGTGCCAACCCGAACCTGTCGCCGGAAACCTCGAAGAGCAAGACCGTGGGTCTGGTCTGGAGCCCGCGTTGGGTGCAGGGCCTGGACGTCTCGCTGGATTGGTACCGCTACGAAATCAGCAACATGATCATCGACGACTCCGTCGATCGCATCCTGCGTGACTGCTACGTGCTGGGCGATGCAAGCCGTTGCGGCAGCGTGACCCGTGCCGCCGATGGCCACATCAGCGCCATCACCTACGGCACCGCCAACCTCGGCAAGATGGACACCGAAGGTTACGACCTGGGCATCAAGTACCGCCTGCCGGAACTGAGCATCGGTCAGTTCAGCATCGACTGGCAGACCAGCTACCTGTCCAAGTACGACGAATCGGCGCAGAACGCTGAGGGCCAGGACATCATGATCGGCCGCGTGGCGCAGGATGCCCTGTTCCGCGTGCGTTCGAACCTGAACGTCAACTGGGCGCTGGGTGACTTCGGTGTCAACTACACCGCGCGCTACTACTCGGGCCTCAACGAAGACTGCATCGCGATCGGCTGCACCGATCCGGACCGCATCGCTTACGGCGAGACCGCTCCGCTGCGCAAGACTGGCTCCAACACCTTCCACGACCTGCAGGTCAGCTGGAAGGCACCGTGGGATGCCACCATCGCCCTGGGCGCGAACAACGTGTTCGACCACAAGGGTCCGCTGATGTACTCGCAGCAGAACTCGAGCTTCGCCTACTACGGCGGTTTCGATATCGGCCGCTTCCTGTACATGAAGTACACCCAGAAGTTCTGA
- a CDS encoding HDOD domain-containing protein has translation MRILLVGDEASLSAELLDFIADLGEEWQPLTAADGQTAMSIVSASPVDAVIACPTLPDLTATTLLGQIRTLRPETIRIALVEAPQGNRPPPARLIGVAHRFLPLPLAPEVLLEALTSLEELRELLDSERLRSAIGRIEKLPSPPHLYLSLTQALEHDDDTDTADVAKLVSADPAIAAKVLQLSNSAFFNSGRTISDLRSAVTRLGLATLRDLVLASEVFSASALSGAERNALQQRALLASRLAAKLLPESSAELGATAALLADIGLLLPGVRNERTEPASDADPRPGHSEAGAYLLGLWGLPMPIIEAVAFHLQPQRSNTRSFWVTGAVHVALALVNGEPVDEEYLQRAGVLGKLPQWRDHANGLMGLATADA, from the coding sequence GTGCGTATTCTGTTAGTTGGGGACGAAGCCAGCCTGTCGGCTGAGCTGTTGGATTTCATTGCCGATCTTGGGGAAGAGTGGCAGCCGTTGACCGCCGCCGATGGCCAGACGGCCATGAGCATCGTGTCGGCCTCGCCGGTCGATGCGGTCATTGCCTGCCCCACCCTGCCCGATCTCACCGCGACCACGCTGCTGGGCCAGATCCGGACGCTGCGTCCGGAGACGATCCGCATCGCGCTGGTTGAAGCGCCGCAGGGCAACCGGCCGCCGCCGGCGCGCCTGATCGGCGTGGCCCACCGTTTCCTGCCGTTGCCGCTGGCGCCGGAAGTGCTGCTTGAAGCGCTGACCAGCCTGGAAGAGCTGCGCGAGCTGCTCGACAGCGAACGCCTGCGCAGCGCCATCGGCCGCATCGAAAAACTGCCGTCGCCCCCGCACCTGTACCTGAGCCTGACCCAGGCGTTGGAGCACGACGACGACACCGACACCGCCGACGTGGCCAAGCTGGTCTCGGCCGACCCGGCGATTGCGGCCAAGGTGCTGCAGCTGTCGAACTCGGCCTTCTTCAACAGCGGGCGGACCATTTCCGACCTGCGCAGCGCGGTGACCCGGCTGGGCCTGGCCACGCTGCGCGACCTGGTGCTGGCCAGTGAAGTGTTTTCGGCGTCGGCGTTGTCCGGTGCCGAGCGCAATGCGCTGCAGCAGCGCGCGCTGCTGGCGTCGCGGCTGGCGGCCAAGCTGCTGCCGGAATCCAGTGCCGAACTGGGCGCCACTGCAGCGCTGCTGGCCGACATCGGCCTGCTGCTGCCGGGCGTGCGCAACGAACGCACCGAGCCGGCCAGCGACGCCGACCCGCGTCCGGGCCACAGCGAAGCCGGTGCGTACCTGCTGGGCCTGTGGGGCCTGCCGATGCCGATCATCGAGGCGGTGGCGTTCCATCTGCAGCCGCAGCGTTCGAACACGCGCAGCTTCTGGGTGACCGGTGCGGTGCACGTGGCGCTGGCGCTGGTCAACGGCGAGCCGGTGGACGAGGAGTACCTGCAGCGTGCGGGCGTACTGGGCAAGTTGCCGCAGTGGCGCGACCATGCCAATGGGTTGATGGGATTGGCGACCGCCGACGCCTGA
- a CDS encoding RNA polymerase sigma factor — translation MSSNASTLTDLLIRERPALLRLVRRILGSDSSAEDVIQAIWFKARGVDGSVAIDNPRAYLYRLATNLATDQGRERSRQARLLADHYLWGPDEVLSTEEQAMAQDELQRVLSAADHLPEPTRTIFRLNRLQGLTQAEIARRRGVSVTTVENHVRAALQRLAWARSGR, via the coding sequence ATGTCGTCCAATGCCTCGACCCTCACCGATCTGCTGATCCGCGAACGCCCGGCGCTGCTGCGCCTGGTGCGGCGGATCCTGGGCAGCGACAGCAGCGCTGAGGATGTGATCCAGGCGATCTGGTTCAAGGCCCGCGGAGTCGACGGCAGCGTGGCCATCGACAACCCGCGGGCCTATCTGTACCGTCTGGCCACCAACCTGGCCACCGACCAGGGCCGGGAACGCAGCCGCCAGGCGCGGCTGTTGGCCGACCACTACCTGTGGGGGCCGGATGAAGTGCTGTCCACGGAAGAACAGGCCATGGCCCAGGACGAGCTGCAGCGCGTGCTGTCCGCCGCCGACCACCTTCCCGAACCGACCCGCACGATCTTCCGCCTCAACCGGCTGCAGGGGCTGACCCAGGCGGAGATTGCCCGGCGCCGTGGCGTGTCGGTCACCACCGTGGAAAACCACGTGCGGGCCGCGTTGCAGCGGCTGGCGTGGGCGCGCAGCGGGCGGTAA
- a CDS encoding DUF5074 domain-containing protein translates to MNTATAEVTREFGPFAGADAVHGVSFDGRHIWAATGAALLAINPDTGQTVRSLPVPCDAGTAFDGTHLYQIAEARIDRIDPQTGQVLGSIPAPGEGSDSGMAWAEGSLWVGQYRDRRIHQIDPADGRVIRTIESDRFVTGVTWVDGELWHGTDDGERSDIRRVDPDSGEVLERLEMPDGQHVSGLEADGAGLFYAGGGRSGKLRVVRRPRA, encoded by the coding sequence ATGAACACTGCAACTGCTGAAGTCACCCGCGAATTCGGCCCGTTTGCCGGCGCCGACGCCGTGCATGGGGTCAGCTTCGATGGCCGCCACATCTGGGCCGCCACCGGCGCGGCCCTGCTCGCGATCAATCCGGACACCGGCCAGACCGTGCGTTCGCTGCCGGTACCCTGCGACGCCGGCACCGCCTTCGATGGCACGCATCTGTACCAGATCGCAGAAGCGCGGATCGACCGGATCGACCCGCAGACCGGCCAGGTGCTCGGTTCCATTCCTGCCCCCGGTGAAGGCAGCGACTCGGGCATGGCCTGGGCCGAAGGCAGCCTGTGGGTGGGGCAGTACCGCGACCGTCGCATCCACCAGATCGATCCGGCCGACGGGCGCGTGATCCGCACGATTGAATCGGACCGCTTCGTCACCGGCGTGACCTGGGTCGACGGTGAGCTCTGGCATGGCACCGACGACGGCGAACGCAGCGACATCCGCCGCGTGGACCCGGACAGCGGTGAGGTGCTGGAACGGCTGGAGATGCCCGACGGCCAGCACGTGAGTGGCCTGGAAGCCGACGGTGCGGGCCTGTTCTACGCCGGCGGCGGGCGCAGCGGCAAACTTCGCGTGGTGCGGCGGCCACGGGCTTAA
- the ppa gene encoding inorganic diphosphatase, with the protein MGLELVSPGKNPPEEINVIIEIPKDSEPVKYEVDKETGAIFVDRILSTPMRYPCNYGYVPSTLCGDGDPADVLVVLPLPLIPGSVVRCRPVGVLKMSDEAGSDEKILAVPVSKVFSGYAHVEDIEQVSSHWLERIGHFFEHYKDLEKGKWVKLDGWGGAAEAKQILVEAHQRYLSSAS; encoded by the coding sequence ATGGGTCTGGAACTCGTCTCGCCCGGCAAGAACCCGCCGGAAGAAATCAACGTCATCATCGAGATCCCGAAGGACTCGGAACCGGTCAAGTACGAAGTGGACAAGGAAACCGGCGCGATCTTCGTCGACCGCATCCTCTCCACCCCGATGCGCTATCCGTGCAACTACGGCTACGTGCCGAGCACCCTGTGCGGCGACGGCGACCCGGCCGACGTGCTGGTGGTGCTGCCGCTGCCGCTGATCCCGGGTTCGGTGGTGCGCTGCCGTCCGGTCGGCGTGCTGAAGATGAGCGATGAAGCCGGCAGCGATGAAAAGATCCTGGCGGTGCCGGTGTCCAAGGTGTTCAGCGGCTATGCGCACGTGGAAGACATCGAACAGGTGTCCAGCCACTGGCTGGAGCGCATCGGCCACTTCTTCGAGCACTACAAGGACCTGGAAAAGGGCAAGTGGGTCAAGCTGGATGGCTGGGGCGGCGCCGCCGAAGCCAAGCAGATCCTGGTCGAAGCGCACCAGCGCTACCTGTCCAGCGCCAGCTGA